A genomic region of Rhizobium sp. NXC24 contains the following coding sequences:
- a CDS encoding HlyD family secretion protein — MSNTTSNEPIEPDPSAPPDVPTERRRAFRLVVGIASLLALLAVWQVLTSFVAYTDDAYVTTNFVTVAPQVTGVIVSVDIANDREVRRGDLLAVIDKLPFQLVVDQRKAAVQEAAANHKLADDERKAAQDRLTAATTALQQAGIDQKQVALTAADGVSAQQRAATEQAAAREAVDKASRSVASQDAVAAQAQAALALAEWQLSQTEIRAPVDGTVNNLSLSVGDTASAGKALVGIVDAAGWRIVANYKENYIRKLEPGKAAWVWLDTHPWRLYRARIEGVSRGISRGPDEDGILPYVAPTTDWIRLRRRFPVTFKLVDPPSDLTLYMGSDASTLIFP; from the coding sequence ATGAGCAACACGACGAGCAACGAACCGATCGAGCCAGACCCATCTGCGCCGCCGGATGTGCCAACCGAGCGCCGGCGTGCGTTTCGGCTTGTCGTGGGCATAGCCAGTCTGCTGGCGCTTTTGGCGGTTTGGCAGGTTTTGACATCGTTCGTTGCCTATACCGACGATGCCTATGTCACCACGAATTTCGTGACGGTTGCGCCGCAGGTGACGGGCGTCATCGTGAGCGTCGATATCGCCAACGACCGGGAGGTACGGCGCGGCGATCTTTTGGCTGTCATCGACAAGCTGCCGTTCCAACTCGTCGTCGATCAACGCAAGGCAGCGGTTCAGGAAGCGGCTGCGAACCACAAGCTTGCCGACGATGAGCGGAAGGCGGCTCAGGATCGGCTGACGGCGGCGACGACTGCATTACAACAGGCCGGCATTGATCAGAAGCAGGTGGCCTTGACTGCCGCCGACGGGGTTTCCGCTCAACAGCGGGCGGCCACGGAACAGGCGGCGGCGCGCGAGGCGGTCGACAAGGCATCCCGGTCTGTCGCCAGCCAGGATGCCGTTGCCGCGCAGGCGCAGGCCGCGCTGGCCTTGGCGGAATGGCAGCTCAGCCAGACCGAGATCCGCGCGCCCGTCGATGGCACGGTCAACAATCTCTCCCTGAGTGTGGGCGATACGGCCTCGGCCGGAAAGGCGCTGGTCGGGATTGTCGATGCGGCGGGCTGGCGCATCGTCGCGAACTACAAGGAGAACTACATCAGGAAGCTTGAGCCCGGCAAAGCAGCATGGGTGTGGCTCGACACGCACCCGTGGCGCCTCTATCGCGCTCGCATCGAGGGTGTCTCGCGCGGCATCAGCAGAGGTCCCGATGAGGATGGGATATTGCCTTATGTCGCTCCCACCACCGATTGGATCAGGCTGAGGCGCCGCTTCCCGGTAACATTCAAGCTGGTCGATCCTCCATCCGACCTGACCCTTTATATGGGATCGGATGCCAGCACGCTGATCTTCCCATGA
- the ppa gene encoding inorganic diphosphatase: protein MRIDAISIGKNPPEDVNVIVEVPVGGHPIKYEMDKDAGTLVVDRFLYTPMTYPGNYGFVPHTLSEDGDPIDVLIASTRPLVPGCVINVRPIGVLMMEDNSGKDEKIIAVPSPKLTLRYEKVREYTDLPEITVKQIEHFFEHYKDLEPGKWVKIYGWKGSKEAGELILEAIERAKKAK from the coding sequence ATGCGCATCGACGCGATTTCCATTGGCAAGAACCCGCCCGAAGACGTCAACGTCATCGTTGAAGTTCCGGTCGGCGGTCATCCGATCAAGTATGAAATGGACAAGGATGCCGGCACGCTGGTTGTCGACCGTTTCCTCTACACGCCGATGACCTATCCGGGCAATTACGGCTTCGTTCCGCACACGCTCTCCGAAGACGGCGACCCGATCGACGTGTTGATCGCCAGCACCCGTCCGCTGGTTCCGGGCTGCGTTATCAACGTGCGCCCGATCGGCGTGCTGATGATGGAAGACAATTCCGGCAAGGACGAAAAGATCATCGCGGTTCCTTCGCCGAAGCTGACGCTGCGCTACGAAAAGGTCCGGGAATATACCGACCTGCCGGAAATTACCGTGAAGCAGATCGAGCATTTCTTCGAGCACTACAAGGATCTGGAGCCCGGCAAGTGGGTGAAGATCTACGGCTGGAAGGGCTCGAAGGAAGCCGGCGAACTCATTCTCGAAGCGATCGAGCGCGCCAAGAAGGCGAAGTGA
- a CDS encoding GNAT family N-acetyltransferase, with product MKTLSIDVRRAEPHDARAISEVHRQSWQYTYTGIIPHRALSQMIERRGEAWWRKATSGPATLLVLDVAGEIAGYATLGLNRARALPQEGEIYELYLRPEYQGIGLGRLLFGEARRLLKSLGCKGLVVWCLEENENADRFYRGQGGADFCEGIETFDRKQLKKIGFVWP from the coding sequence ATGAAGACGTTGTCGATTGATGTTCGTCGGGCAGAACCGCATGATGCCCGAGCCATTTCCGAGGTGCACCGCCAGTCGTGGCAGTACACCTATACGGGCATCATTCCGCATCGCGCGCTCAGCCAGATGATCGAGCGCCGGGGCGAAGCCTGGTGGCGCAAGGCGACCAGCGGGCCGGCAACCCTTCTAGTCCTCGACGTCGCCGGCGAGATCGCCGGTTACGCCACGCTCGGCCTCAACCGCGCCCGCGCGTTGCCTCAGGAAGGCGAGATCTACGAACTCTATCTTCGCCCGGAATATCAGGGCATCGGCCTTGGCCGGCTTCTCTTCGGTGAAGCGCGCCGGCTCCTGAAATCGCTGGGGTGCAAGGGATTGGTCGTCTGGTGCCTCGAGGAAAACGAGAATGCGGACCGCTTCTATCGCGGCCAGGGCGGTGCCGATTTCTGCGAGGGCATCGAGACCTTCGATCGCAAGCAGCTCAAGAAGATCGGCTTCGTCTGGCCCTAA
- a CDS encoding YggT family protein, protein MLALFQTIDLALNLYTWVLIASAIFSWLYAFNVINSSNQFVNSVGSFLYAVTEPALRPIRRVLPDLGGIDISPIILLLIIFFFRSLMWNTLYPLVGR, encoded by the coding sequence ATGCTCGCCTTATTTCAAACCATTGATCTGGCTTTGAATCTTTATACTTGGGTGCTGATCGCCAGCGCTATTTTTTCATGGCTCTATGCATTCAATGTTATCAATTCGAGCAATCAGTTCGTCAACTCGGTCGGAAGTTTCCTCTATGCAGTCACGGAGCCGGCGCTTCGTCCGATCCGGCGCGTGCTGCCCGATCTCGGCGGCATCGACATTTCGCCGATCATCCTGCTGCTGATCATCTTCTTCTTCCGTTCCCTGATGTGGAACACGCTTTACCCGCTCGTCGGCCGGTGA
- a CDS encoding MFS transporter, with protein MSLVSSGDRFAAFRHVAYTYFFFARFLTAFATQVVSVSVGWQMYDHTGNPIYLGLIGLVQFLPSLLLILVTGTVADRYNRRMVAAICIFVGTICAAALLFLTVSGTFAPLPVFLILTVFGIERAFMTPATQSLAPNLIPPEDLSNAVTWNSMSWDAAAILGPVAGGLLYGIGPSVSYTVAVLFFAAGSLLTFLIPKPQQRVAHESRSLNEILAGFHFIWSEKVVLGAVSLDLFAVLLGGAVALMPVYARDILTLGPWGLGLLRAAPSFGAIAMGLFLATYPIRHRAGICMFIGVAMFGVGTLVFGVSHTPWLSIAALAVMGASDLISVYVRETLITLWTPDHVRGRVNAVNMVFVGASNELGEFRAGTMARYFGAVPAVVIGGIGTLAVAIIWATGFPQLRKIDSLNAPDREGEPQVA; from the coding sequence ATGTCGTTGGTTTCCAGCGGAGACCGGTTTGCCGCGTTCAGGCATGTCGCCTACACCTATTTCTTCTTTGCCCGCTTTCTGACGGCGTTTGCCACGCAGGTGGTCAGCGTCTCCGTCGGCTGGCAGATGTATGACCATACCGGCAATCCGATCTATCTCGGCCTGATCGGTCTGGTGCAGTTTCTTCCCTCCCTACTTCTGATCCTAGTGACTGGCACCGTTGCCGACCGCTACAACAGGCGTATGGTGGCGGCCATCTGCATTTTCGTCGGCACGATCTGTGCCGCGGCATTGCTGTTCCTCACCGTTTCCGGCACCTTCGCGCCGCTTCCGGTTTTCCTGATCCTCACCGTCTTCGGTATCGAGCGCGCCTTCATGACGCCGGCAACGCAATCGCTGGCGCCCAATCTCATTCCGCCGGAAGATCTGTCGAACGCGGTGACCTGGAATTCTATGTCCTGGGATGCGGCCGCCATTCTCGGTCCCGTCGCGGGCGGCCTGCTCTACGGTATCGGCCCGAGCGTTTCCTATACCGTCGCCGTCCTGTTCTTCGCAGCCGGTTCGCTGCTGACCTTCCTCATTCCGAAACCGCAGCAACGTGTTGCACATGAATCGAGGAGCTTGAACGAGATCCTCGCCGGTTTCCATTTTATCTGGTCGGAAAAGGTGGTGCTTGGCGCCGTCTCGCTCGATCTCTTTGCGGTGCTGCTCGGCGGCGCCGTGGCGCTGATGCCTGTCTATGCGCGCGATATCCTAACGCTCGGTCCCTGGGGCCTCGGCCTGCTGCGCGCTGCTCCAAGCTTCGGCGCGATTGCCATGGGCCTGTTTCTGGCGACCTATCCCATCCGGCATCGGGCCGGGATTTGCATGTTCATCGGTGTCGCAATGTTTGGAGTGGGAACGCTGGTTTTCGGCGTTTCGCATACGCCGTGGCTATCGATCGCAGCCCTTGCCGTCATGGGGGCCTCCGATCTGATCTCGGTCTATGTCCGCGAAACTCTGATCACGCTCTGGACGCCGGATCATGTGCGCGGCCGCGTCAATGCCGTGAACATGGTCTTTGTCGGCGCGTCGAACGAGCTCGGCGAATTCCGAGCCGGCACCATGGCGCGCTATTTCGGCGCCGTCCCTGCCGTCGTCATCGGCGGCATCGGTACGCTGGCCGTCGCGATCATCTGGGCAACCGGCTTTCCGCAACTACGCAAGATCGACAGTCTGAACGCGCCGGACCGAGAGGGCGAGCCGCAGGTGGCGTGA
- a CDS encoding DUF167 domain-containing protein yields the protein MSEAWQIFADHVRLSVRLTPNGGRDAIDGFETGADGEAYLKARVSAVPEKGKANKALIALLAKSFGIPKSSISLISGDTARKKILRIDGDPEDLRGKLNAIAKN from the coding sequence GTGAGCGAAGCCTGGCAGATTTTTGCCGATCATGTGAGACTGTCCGTCCGGCTCACGCCCAATGGCGGGCGTGATGCAATCGACGGGTTCGAGACCGGCGCCGACGGCGAGGCCTATCTCAAGGCGAGGGTCTCCGCCGTGCCGGAAAAGGGCAAGGCCAACAAGGCGCTGATCGCGCTTCTCGCCAAGAGCTTCGGCATCCCCAAATCCTCGATCAGCCTCATTTCCGGCGACACCGCCCGTAAAAAAATCCTCCGGATCGATGGCGACCCGGAGGATTTGAGAGGCAAGCTGAACGCTATAGCGAAAAACTGA